One region of Polynucleobacter sp. SHI8 genomic DNA includes:
- a CDS encoding alkaline phosphatase PhoX has product MKNYSRRDVLKLAVSAPMFPLATSGTMALFTSVTQAATKDLKIESVSFVSIPAPSLSNPSAMASIEIGSALEVSYANGLKKSFQLSYEPFFITGNMVSDGKGSQTLAGGYYDINNRPIFDRSVAGKERHIFSDCPDGTSLLKLPKANVKGIKGKPVFAVVQFEYTTANLKGDKTYGTLPSSIAVLTLDQDQKTGKLSLVQYSNVDTSSAKGLWITCGSSLSPWNTHLSSEEYEPDAPFIAENKRFKEFSKNLFGDESTANPYHYGHLPEVTVQPDGTGKIVKHYCLGRISHELVQVMPDNRTVLMGDDYTNSGLFVFIADQEKDLSSGTLYVAKLGVGFSINPGDAGNSLAWIKLGHATSDEIKALADRLKPSDIMTVLKTDPNDSSFTKIFYDGQANWVKLNPGMEKAAAFLETHRYAYLMGGSMGFSKMEGTTVNIRDKIAYTALQNIQDSMVKTGKGWNANSGIALNEPLIAGGILAHQLSGGLKDQMGNTIPSEWIPRQMYPLLKGEDIAADALGNLANPEIVSNPDNLKFSEKLRTLFIGEDSSTHVNNFVWAYNVDTKQLSRIMSMPAGAEATGLGVIDDLNGWTYLTSNFQHAGDWLPKLHDKVKPTLDPLVNANYKDKFGAAVGYITTKSVGIKLS; this is encoded by the coding sequence ATGAAAAACTATTCTCGTCGTGATGTTCTTAAACTAGCGGTATCTGCACCCATGTTTCCACTTGCCACTTCTGGAACTATGGCTCTTTTTACAAGCGTTACTCAAGCAGCCACTAAAGATCTAAAAATTGAATCCGTATCTTTTGTCTCCATACCCGCTCCATCTTTAAGTAATCCTAGCGCGATGGCAAGTATTGAAATTGGCTCGGCTTTGGAAGTAAGTTATGCCAATGGGCTAAAGAAATCATTTCAATTATCTTATGAACCATTTTTCATAACAGGCAATATGGTTTCTGATGGTAAAGGCTCTCAAACCTTAGCGGGTGGATATTACGATATTAATAATCGCCCGATCTTTGATCGATCTGTTGCTGGTAAAGAGCGTCATATTTTTTCTGACTGCCCCGATGGAACTTCTTTATTAAAGCTTCCAAAGGCCAATGTAAAAGGCATTAAAGGTAAGCCTGTATTTGCAGTTGTTCAATTTGAATACACTACTGCAAATTTAAAAGGGGATAAAACTTATGGAACACTCCCTTCTTCGATTGCGGTATTAACTTTAGATCAAGATCAAAAAACCGGGAAATTATCTCTCGTTCAATATTCTAATGTAGATACATCATCGGCCAAGGGACTATGGATTACCTGCGGCTCAAGCTTATCGCCTTGGAACACACATCTTTCTAGTGAAGAGTATGAGCCTGACGCTCCTTTCATTGCAGAAAATAAGCGCTTTAAAGAATTTAGTAAAAATTTATTTGGTGATGAATCTACTGCTAACCCATATCATTACGGCCATTTACCAGAAGTTACGGTGCAACCAGATGGCACTGGGAAAATTGTGAAGCACTATTGTCTCGGTAGAATCTCGCATGAACTAGTTCAAGTCATGCCGGATAATCGTACTGTATTAATGGGTGATGACTATACCAATAGCGGCCTTTTTGTATTTATTGCTGATCAGGAAAAAGACTTATCTTCTGGAACCTTGTATGTGGCTAAATTAGGTGTTGGCTTTTCTATTAACCCAGGTGATGCCGGTAACTCTTTAGCTTGGATCAAGCTAGGCCATGCAACTAGTGATGAAATCAAAGCATTAGCAGATCGATTAAAACCCAGCGACATTATGACGGTTTTAAAAACCGATCCAAATGATTCTAGTTTTACTAAAATCTTCTATGACGGACAGGCCAACTGGGTGAAACTTAATCCAGGAATGGAAAAAGCTGCGGCATTTTTAGAGACTCATCGTTATGCCTATTTAATGGGTGGCAGTATGGGCTTTAGCAAGATGGAGGGCACAACTGTCAACATCAGAGATAAGATCGCTTACACAGCACTTCAGAATATTCAAGACTCTATGGTTAAAACCGGTAAGGGCTGGAATGCAAATAGTGGTATCGCCCTGAATGAACCTCTCATCGCCGGTGGTATTTTGGCACACCAATTATCTGGCGGTCTCAAAGATCAAATGGGTAATACAATTCCGAGCGAATGGATACCTCGCCAAATGTATCCCCTTCTGAAGGGTGAAGATATTGCGGCTGATGCTTTGGGAAATTTAGCTAACCCAGAAATTGTTTCTAATCCAGATAATTTAAAGTTTTCTGAAAAGCTCAGAACTTTGTTTATCGGTGAAGATAGCTCAACTCATGTCAATAACTTCGTTTGGGCTTATAACGTTGATACCAAACAGCTTAGTCGAATTATGTCTATGCCTGCGGGAGCTGAGGCAACTGGACTCGGAGTGATTGATGATCTCAATGGTTGGACTTATTTAACATCTAATTTTCAACATGCCGGAGATTGGCTGCCAAAGCTTCATGACAAAGTGAAGCCAACTTTAGATCCTTTGGTTAATGCAAACTATAAAGATAAATTTGGTGCTGCCGTTGGTTACATCACAACCAAATCGGTTGGTATCAAACTTTCCTGA
- a CDS encoding CBS domain-containing protein — MTTVKQCLDQKPNKIYSVKSSDPVEQVLLQMRDNRIRSVLVIDDDELVGIVSQGDCAIKVLLPNHNPKQILVSKIMTSNPLTVTLSNSLEECMAIMVHKHIRHLPVVENKKVQGIISVGDTVKNIIELQGSQIKFLETYIRGHGV, encoded by the coding sequence ATGACTACAGTCAAGCAGTGTCTCGATCAAAAACCCAACAAAATTTACTCAGTAAAGTCCTCTGACCCCGTGGAGCAAGTATTACTCCAGATGCGTGATAACCGTATTAGATCTGTTTTAGTCATTGATGATGATGAATTAGTTGGAATTGTTTCACAAGGAGACTGTGCAATTAAAGTATTACTCCCAAATCACAATCCCAAACAAATTCTCGTCTCCAAAATTATGACCAGCAATCCCTTAACTGTTACTCTGTCTAATTCGTTAGAGGAATGTATGGCAATTATGGTACATAAACATATTCGGCATTTACCAGTGGTTGAAAATAAGAAAGTTCAAGGAATTATTTCAGTCGGAGATACTGTAAAAAATATCATTGAGCTTCAAGGTAGCCAAATTAAGTTTCTAGAAACCTACATTAGAGGTCACGGAGTTTAA
- a CDS encoding heavy-metal-associated domain-containing protein, with translation MLNFQVSGMTCGGCVNAVTRAIQSQDAQAQVKVDLATQHIELNTTLSIDQARELIEEAGFPVIS, from the coding sequence ATGCTTAATTTCCAAGTATCCGGCATGACATGTGGAGGGTGCGTTAATGCCGTAACTCGTGCAATCCAGTCCCAGGACGCCCAAGCGCAAGTAAAGGTTGATTTGGCAACGCAACATATTGAGCTCAATACGACGTTATCGATTGACCAAGCGCGTGAACTAATCGAAGAGGCCGGTTTTCCAGTCATCAGTTAA
- a CDS encoding heavy metal translocating P-type ATPase, translated as MDTKTSLSSDFYTLDIGGMTCASCVGRIEKTVQKMSGVEAISVNLATEQARIRIKHGSSITIDEIIKAIDKTGYEAHPSKPLGKSSQQEAKFSWGMDGLTKVIISFALATPLVLPMVLMPFGIHFSLNPWWQLALATPIQFILGWRFYVAGFKSLLAGVGNMDLLIAIGTSSAYGLSLYLIFAQSQDMNSLYFEGSAVIISMVLLGKWLEARAKKQTSEAIRALQKLWPENAKVLDILVKNDALNLTDYRILPIDQVLPTDRVIVLPGERIPVDGMILFGQSHVNESLLTGESEPVRKQIQDQVIGGSMNGEGALIIQAQAIGIESVLSKIISLVEEAQTQKAPIQKLVDQVSAIFVPSVIAIAILTGLANFLYLDSVPIAILRAVSVLVIACPCALGLATPAAIMAGTGVAARFGILIKDPQVLEIAHRINVVAFDKTGTLTIGRPRLIEVIPLTNEKGNIEDILATAAGLQLGSEHPLAKALLEYTSEKNILPITSLENKAIAGIGIEGKPICGPWLNELLCLQSIASLKDNPQYKDIEEQMTSAILKGNTISILRAKSADSSVIAAFMFGDEIKANAKQAVEALHQLGIRTAMISGDNQSSADRVGKIIGIDEVFAQVMPSDKADIIEKLKTSKSNKGRQWVAMIGDGINDAPALAIADVGMAMSTGTDVAIQSAGITLMRGDLSLVPNAIDISKRTWNKIRQNLFWAFIFNTAGIPLAALGYLSPMVAGSAMALSSFFVLSNALLLKKWHVKALQD; from the coding sequence ATGGACACTAAAACCTCTTTAAGCTCAGATTTTTATACCTTAGATATTGGTGGCATGACTTGTGCCTCCTGCGTGGGTCGAATAGAAAAGACTGTTCAAAAAATGAGTGGCGTAGAAGCTATTAGCGTCAATTTGGCAACAGAACAGGCACGGATTCGTATCAAGCATGGCTCATCTATAACTATTGATGAAATCATTAAGGCCATCGACAAAACTGGGTATGAAGCACACCCAAGCAAGCCTTTAGGCAAAAGTTCACAACAAGAAGCAAAGTTCTCTTGGGGCATGGACGGATTAACTAAGGTAATCATTAGCTTTGCTTTAGCTACTCCTCTTGTTTTACCTATGGTCTTAATGCCTTTTGGAATTCACTTCTCATTAAACCCATGGTGGCAACTCGCTTTAGCTACACCCATACAATTTATTTTAGGATGGCGCTTTTATGTGGCCGGGTTCAAATCTTTACTCGCAGGTGTCGGTAATATGGATTTACTGATTGCAATCGGCACAAGTTCGGCTTATGGACTGAGTTTGTATCTGATATTTGCCCAATCACAGGATATGAATAGCCTGTACTTTGAGGGTTCGGCAGTTATCATCAGCATGGTACTTCTTGGTAAGTGGCTGGAGGCAAGGGCAAAAAAGCAGACGAGTGAAGCTATTCGTGCCTTGCAAAAACTCTGGCCAGAAAATGCCAAAGTCTTAGATATTTTGGTCAAAAACGATGCGCTTAACTTAACGGATTATCGCATTCTACCCATAGACCAAGTACTGCCAACTGACCGAGTCATTGTCTTACCTGGCGAGAGGATACCTGTGGATGGCATGATTTTGTTCGGTCAAAGCCATGTGAATGAATCCTTACTGACAGGTGAAAGTGAACCAGTCAGAAAACAGATTCAGGATCAAGTTATTGGGGGGTCAATGAATGGTGAAGGTGCCCTCATCATTCAGGCTCAAGCAATTGGCATTGAAAGTGTGTTGTCAAAAATTATTTCTTTAGTAGAGGAAGCTCAGACTCAAAAAGCACCGATTCAAAAGCTTGTTGATCAAGTTAGCGCTATTTTTGTTCCTAGCGTTATTGCAATTGCCATATTGACCGGTTTGGCTAACTTCCTTTATTTGGACTCTGTACCAATCGCAATTTTGCGCGCAGTATCTGTTCTAGTGATTGCCTGTCCTTGCGCTTTGGGCTTAGCCACCCCCGCGGCAATTATGGCGGGTACTGGGGTTGCGGCTCGATTTGGAATTTTGATTAAAGATCCCCAAGTATTAGAAATTGCCCACCGCATCAATGTTGTCGCATTTGATAAAACGGGTACTCTCACGATTGGGCGCCCTAGATTAATTGAGGTTATTCCACTTACAAATGAAAAGGGAAATATTGAAGATATTCTGGCAACAGCTGCCGGGCTTCAACTCGGTAGTGAACACCCCCTTGCAAAAGCGCTACTTGAATATACGAGTGAAAAAAATATATTACCTATTACCTCATTAGAAAATAAAGCAATAGCAGGAATAGGCATTGAAGGTAAACCCATCTGCGGTCCTTGGCTCAATGAACTGTTATGTCTTCAAAGTATTGCTTCTCTAAAGGACAATCCGCAATACAAAGATATTGAGGAACAAATGACTTCCGCCATACTAAAAGGTAACACTATCTCAATATTGAGAGCTAAGTCTGCAGACTCATCTGTGATTGCCGCATTCATGTTTGGCGATGAAATTAAAGCTAACGCAAAACAAGCCGTTGAAGCTTTACACCAGTTAGGCATCCGTACTGCAATGATTTCCGGTGACAACCAATCTTCAGCGGATCGTGTTGGAAAAATCATTGGTATTGATGAAGTCTTTGCGCAAGTGATGCCTAGTGATAAAGCAGATATTATTGAAAAGCTTAAAACTTCTAAAAGCAATAAAGGTCGTCAATGGGTTGCGATGATTGGTGATGGTATTAATGATGCCCCAGCTTTAGCAATTGCAGATGTAGGTATGGCAATGTCAACTGGGACTGATGTGGCGATTCAATCTGCTGGCATCACTTTAATGCGCGGTGATCTTAGCCTAGTGCCCAATGCTATTGATATTTCGAAAAGAACTTGGAATAAAATTCGTCAGAATCTATTTTGGGCTTTTATTTTTAATACGGCCGGCATCCCCTTGGCGGCCCTCGGATATCTCTCGCCGATGGTTGCCGGAAGTGCAATGGCTCTATCAAGTTTCTTTGTCTTAAGCAATGCCCTATTACTTAAAAAATGGCATGTTAAGGCACTTCAAGATTAG
- a CDS encoding DUF427 domain-containing protein has product MKAMWNKEVLAESVETIVVEGNHYFPPASLNMKFFKKSDKTSVCSWKGTASYYDVEVNAQSNKDAAWFYSEPKSAAKNISGYVAFWRGVEVVD; this is encoded by the coding sequence ATGAAAGCCATGTGGAATAAAGAAGTTTTAGCAGAGTCGGTTGAGACGATAGTTGTTGAGGGGAACCATTATTTTCCACCAGCTAGTCTAAATATGAAATTTTTTAAAAAATCAGATAAAACTTCGGTATGTTCCTGGAAAGGTACTGCTAGCTATTACGATGTAGAGGTTAATGCACAATCGAATAAAGACGCTGCCTGGTTCTATTCAGAACCAAAATCAGCCGCAAAGAATATTTCGGGCTATGTTGCTTTTTGGAGAGGCGTAGAGGTTGTAGACTAG
- the egtD gene encoding L-histidine N(alpha)-methyltransferase, with amino-acid sequence MQKPDVSENKTVLEQQNFVLEIEKGLLAQSASISPKFLYDPLGSHLFTAITLLPEYYPTSTEKNILSQYKLEIAQTIGPFETLIDLGAGNCLKAESLFDFLKPSNYVAIDFSEEYLQDALENLRSKYPDIHMQYLGLDFSQNLIVPSTINNHGRVFFYPGSSIGNFLTSEALTLLTQIKEQAGDGGLLIGVDLMKDDLVLKAAYDDDLKVTAAFNLNILRSINAIIGSNFNVSQFRHKVIINHSQHRVELYLEALEDLLVSWSGNHRFFKKGELIHTENSHKYAINSIQQLLEDAGFKSTKIWKDPKDYFAVIYAN; translated from the coding sequence ATGCAAAAACCTGATGTCTCTGAAAATAAAACGGTTCTCGAACAACAAAACTTTGTCCTTGAGATTGAAAAAGGGCTATTAGCTCAATCAGCATCAATTTCTCCAAAATTTTTATATGACCCTCTTGGGTCGCATCTTTTTACCGCAATCACTTTACTACCAGAGTACTACCCCACAAGCACTGAAAAAAACATTCTAAGCCAATACAAATTGGAAATAGCGCAAACAATTGGGCCTTTTGAAACTCTGATTGATTTAGGTGCGGGGAATTGTCTAAAAGCTGAATCTCTTTTTGATTTTCTCAAACCTAGCAATTATGTTGCAATTGATTTTTCTGAAGAATACTTACAGGATGCGCTAGAAAATTTACGCAGTAAGTATCCTGATATTCATATGCAATACTTAGGTCTAGACTTTTCTCAAAACCTTATAGTGCCGAGCACCATAAATAATCATGGTAGAGTCTTTTTTTATCCTGGTTCAAGTATTGGTAATTTTCTTACATCTGAAGCTCTAACCCTACTAACTCAGATTAAAGAGCAGGCTGGCGATGGTGGTTTACTGATTGGGGTTGACCTCATGAAAGACGATCTGGTACTTAAGGCCGCATACGATGATGATCTAAAAGTAACTGCTGCATTTAATCTCAACATTTTAAGATCCATCAATGCAATTATCGGATCAAATTTCAATGTTTCGCAGTTTCGTCACAAGGTGATCATCAACCACTCTCAACATCGTGTTGAGCTTTACTTGGAAGCTCTGGAAGATTTATTAGTTTCTTGGTCAGGAAATCATCGGTTTTTTAAAAAAGGTGAATTAATTCATACAGAAAATTCTCATAAGTACGCGATTAATTCAATTCAACAACTATTAGAGGATGCTGGATTTAAATCGACAAAAATCTGGAAAGATCCTAAAGACTATTTTGCAGTGATTTATGCTAACTAA
- the egtB gene encoding ergothioneine biosynthesis protein EgtB, which yields MLTTDSLLNEFHRSRSHTVNLIAGLSPEDCQAQSMDDASPAKWHLAHVTWFYEVIVLKSFEKNFAFWNSQFAVLFNSYYNSVGDKHPRKHRGLLTRPSLNEVLEWRKNVEGRVEILIREHLTPELKWLIKLGINHEQQHQELLLTDIQHLFYQNSLLPTYSPETKTSNSFMESFRWIEGVSGIVEIGFTGKDFHFDNESPAHSILNQNHFIANQLVTNHQWLLFIEDGGYQDSQWWLDAGWAWVCSEDITAPLYWNKNKNRSYFSFSLHGNLPIEPSSPVSNISYFEAEAFARWADKNLGGFEGARLPTEFEWETFAKTNIDLIDDLFGKVWQWTSSNYSPYPRYQAWKGIAGEYNGKFMINQMVLRGSSAYTSPGHARITYRNFFPTHARWQMTGLRLAKDGV from the coding sequence ATGTTAACGACTGACTCACTCCTTAATGAATTTCACCGCTCAAGAAGCCATACAGTTAACTTAATTGCTGGCTTAAGCCCTGAGGATTGTCAGGCACAGTCGATGGATGATGCAAGTCCCGCTAAGTGGCATTTGGCGCATGTCACATGGTTTTATGAAGTGATTGTTCTCAAATCTTTTGAAAAGAACTTTGCATTTTGGAACTCTCAGTTTGCTGTGTTATTTAACAGTTATTACAACAGTGTTGGAGATAAACATCCCCGTAAACACCGCGGACTTTTAACACGACCATCGTTAAACGAAGTTCTTGAATGGCGAAAAAATGTAGAGGGTAGAGTAGAAATTCTCATTCGAGAACATTTAACTCCCGAACTAAAATGGCTCATCAAATTAGGAATTAATCATGAGCAACAGCACCAAGAATTATTGTTAACGGATATTCAGCATCTTTTCTATCAGAACTCATTATTGCCGACCTATTCCCCCGAGACCAAAACTTCCAATTCATTCATGGAGTCTTTTCGTTGGATAGAGGGTGTTTCAGGTATTGTTGAAATTGGTTTTACGGGCAAAGACTTTCATTTTGATAATGAATCCCCTGCACATTCAATTCTTAATCAAAACCACTTCATCGCGAATCAACTGGTTACCAATCATCAATGGCTCCTATTTATAGAAGATGGTGGTTACCAAGATTCACAATGGTGGTTAGATGCTGGTTGGGCATGGGTTTGCTCTGAAGATATTACGGCGCCACTTTATTGGAATAAAAACAAAAATCGTTCATACTTTTCCTTTTCACTGCATGGTAATTTACCTATCGAACCCTCTTCACCAGTATCAAACATAAGCTATTTTGAAGCTGAAGCCTTTGCTCGTTGGGCTGATAAAAATCTAGGTGGCTTTGAAGGTGCTCGTTTACCAACTGAATTTGAGTGGGAAACTTTCGCTAAAACGAATATAGATTTGATTGATGATCTGTTTGGTAAAGTCTGGCAATGGACCAGTAGTAACTATAGTCCTTACCCAAGATATCAAGCTTGGAAAGGTATTGCTGGAGAATACAACGGTAAATTTATGATTAACCAAATGGTTCTTAGAGGAAGTTCTGCATATACCTCGCCTGGACACGCCAGAATAACTTATCGTAATTTTTTTCCAACGCACGCTCGTTGGCAAATGACTGGTTTAAGACTTGCTAAAGATGGCGTTTAA
- a CDS encoding MFS transporter, which yields MFKTLLALPRTVWLIGFISLVNDSASEMLYPLMPLYLVSVLMVGPKVLGVIEGIAEASSSIFKLVSGVIVDRTKKAKPWIVLGYTLAGLGRPLIAFANSWFMILAIRFTDRMGKGLRSSPRDALLAESVQANQRGITYGLHRSMDNAGAVIGPLLAAMFLSMGVPLKDIFLWAIVPAIIAITLAFFIKEPPREVAPQASRFSWSLEGMPIQFKRYLVVVGIFTLGNSSDMFLLLRAREAGVPQEQIPLMWAATSLITTLLGTPLSALSDTFGRKRCILIAWIAFASFYIAMGLPEISVYQIFGLFGIYGLFKAATEGVEKAFVADMAPQGSAGTAFGWFNLITGLMLFPASFIFGWVYESISPFYAFLFSGSCAILAIILMVFWIDRIEAKDSMKSN from the coding sequence ATGTTCAAAACTTTACTGGCACTTCCTCGAACCGTTTGGTTGATTGGGTTTATAAGTCTGGTTAACGACTCGGCCAGCGAGATGCTCTATCCTTTAATGCCCTTGTACTTGGTATCAGTTTTAATGGTAGGGCCTAAAGTACTTGGTGTTATTGAAGGTATAGCCGAAGCGTCTTCAAGTATCTTTAAACTAGTTTCAGGGGTCATTGTCGATCGAACCAAGAAAGCTAAGCCTTGGATTGTGTTGGGTTACACACTTGCTGGACTTGGCAGACCTCTAATCGCTTTTGCTAATTCGTGGTTCATGATTCTAGCCATTCGTTTCACAGATCGAATGGGCAAGGGGCTGAGGAGCTCGCCACGCGATGCGCTTTTAGCCGAGAGCGTGCAGGCAAATCAACGAGGCATAACATATGGCTTACATCGTTCAATGGATAATGCCGGGGCAGTCATTGGCCCACTGTTGGCGGCTATGTTTTTATCGATGGGTGTTCCACTTAAAGATATATTTCTCTGGGCAATTGTTCCTGCGATTATCGCCATTACTCTCGCTTTTTTTATTAAGGAACCACCAAGGGAAGTTGCGCCACAAGCCAGCAGATTTAGTTGGTCACTCGAAGGGATGCCAATTCAATTTAAAAGATATTTAGTTGTAGTCGGCATTTTTACTTTAGGGAATTCATCGGACATGTTCTTATTGCTAAGAGCTAGAGAAGCGGGTGTTCCTCAAGAACAAATCCCCCTCATGTGGGCGGCCACATCATTGATCACAACTCTTTTGGGAACTCCTTTATCGGCACTATCTGATACCTTTGGTCGCAAGCGGTGTATTTTGATTGCATGGATTGCCTTTGCCTCATTCTATATCGCTATGGGATTACCGGAAATTTCTGTCTATCAAATATTTGGTCTATTTGGTATTTATGGCTTATTCAAAGCTGCAACAGAAGGAGTTGAAAAAGCTTTTGTTGCAGATATGGCTCCCCAAGGGTCGGCAGGAACAGCCTTCGGTTGGTTTAATCTGATCACCGGACTTATGCTCTTTCCCGCTTCGTTTATTTTTGGTTGGGTATATGAATCAATTTCACCATTTTATGCATTCTTGTTTTCCGGAAGTTGTGCAATACTTGCCATCATATTAATGGTTTTTTGGATTGATAGAATAGAAGCTAAAGATTCTATGAAATCAAATTAA